One window from the genome of Mastacembelus armatus chromosome 18, fMasArm1.2, whole genome shotgun sequence encodes:
- the LOC113139777 gene encoding Fc receptor-like A: MEVRALCLRLLMLQVILLRAHVQNSYTQKQTSLHVKPNKLQYFQNEPIRFECVGSGGLTSVRRIWNNEEFDPVCYKSTQTSSCDIDRAYPEDSGQYWCEGNGERSSSINITVTAGSLILESPAVPVVEGDTVTLHCRTKQTSNSFAVFYKDNMLINSQSAVEMTIKNVSKSDEGLYYCSIPEFGPSPESWLAVRGKSLMVSTVAVTVTTNTVTSPPPGEPLSDVPGSYNILIWLWIAVIILMMVLVLLVVGFLSTKNRRVSSRTQTAAASHPGDHQLVCGLGDPEQPSGVTYAVVVTNQTKTKGLEAEANQSSKPQAEKHDNEHPHEPVYADVTITQAPQALQPESGFSSSRLSPTAAQDPGFPEQGILSSFTGKVRDWTE, translated from the exons ATGGAGGTCAGAGCGCTGTGCCTCAGACTGT TGATGCTTCAGGTCATTTTACTGAGGGCACATGTTCAGAACAGCTACACTCAGAAGCAAA CTTCTCTTCACgtcaaaccaaacaaactgcAGTACTTTCAAAATGAACCCATCCGTTTTGAATGTGTTGGCTCTGGTGGTCTGACAAGTGTGAGGAGGATCTGGAATAATGAGGAATTTGATCCAGTTTGTTATAAGAGCACACAAACATCCTCCTGCGACATTGATAGGGCCTATCCCGAGGACTCTGGACAGTACTGGTGTGAGGGTAATGGAGAAAGGAGCAGtagcatcaacatcactgtcactg ctgGATCATTGATCCTGGAGAGTCCGGCTGTTCCCGTGGTGGAGGGAGACACTGTGACTCTGCACTGCAGGACCAAGCAAACGTCCAACAGctttgctgttttctacaaagacAACATGCTCATAAACAGCCAATCTGCAGTAGAAATGaccattaaaaatgtttctaagTCTGATGAAGGCCTCTATTACTGCAGCATCCCAGAATTTGGACCATCACCAGAAAGCTGGCTGGCTGTCAGAG GAAAAAGTCTGATGGTCTCAACTGTAGCAGTTACTGTTACTACAAATACTGTCACATCTCCCCCACCTGGAGAGCCCCTCTCCGATGTCCCAGGCTCCTATAACATCCTCATCTGGCTGTGGATCGCTGTCATCATCTTAATGATGGTCCTGGTGCTGCTTGTGGTGGGATTTCTTTCCACTAAGAATCGCAGAG ttTCCTCTCGAacacaaactgctgcagcttcacacCCAGGAGATCATCAATTAG TCTGTGGACTGGGCGATCCAGAACAGCCAAGTGGTGTGACCTACGCAGTCGTCGTCACAAACCAGACGAAGACCAAag GTTTAGAAGCTGAGGCAAACCAGAGCAGCAAACCACAGGCAGAGAAAC ATGACAATGAGCACCCACATGAACCCGTGTATGCAGATGTGACCATCACTCAGGCTCCACAAGCTCTGCAACCTG AGTCTGGATTTTCCAGCTCCAGACTGAGTCCCACAGCAGCCCAAGACCCAGGTTTCCCAGAGCAGGGAATTCTGTCATCGTTCACTGGGAAG GTCAGAGACTGGACCGAGTGA
- the LOC113139657 gene encoding butyrophilin subfamily 3 member A2-like isoform X2, with translation MFLLQMCRMCSLHAGLSVEAQPRSFRVLAVQLTVILLLLTEARPGQSQGPGPAQTVTALVGEDVVLPCHLEPAADAVSSTVEWGRLDLEPRFVHVWHEGQNLLVNQNPVYTGRTSVSPEKLRTGDLSLQLSAVTHSDNGRYRCLFPSQRKTTTVQLVVGSVSSPVITKISRNSRGAVELDCESKGWYPEPELLWLDSEGNLLSAGPMETLRGPDDLYTVSSRLTVEKRHGNSFTCRVQKTHINQTRLTHIQLSAELFADASCSSASVGLIVVSLLGLVCAAAFVVWKRRQNQNRETKLQHQSAKTEQLLAENKENREQVINALMEQENQLQNLNHQLKHEMTEMEKICGNIEEKVQSVGKETDSDRVKRYLELKGIMLETKHQLKLRKAKHQQLVYETETLVTKTQTVIQGIKVGKKETKNNKEETSEDVKETEEPC, from the exons ATGTTTCTTCTCCAGATGTGTAGGATGTGTTCACTACATGCTGGACTCTCTGTTGAAGCTCAGCCCAGGTCCTTCAGAGTTCTGGCTGTCCAGCTCACTGTGATCCTCCTCCTGCTCACAGAGGCTCGTCCAG GTCAGTCTCAGGGACCTGGACCAGCTCAGACAGTGACAGCATTAGTTGGTGAGGATGTTGTCCTGCCCTGTCACCTGGAGCCTGCAGCAGATGCTGTTTCCAGCACTGTGGAGTGGGGGAGGCTGGACCTGGAACCCAGGTTTGTCCATGTGTGGCACGAAGGCCAAAACCTCCTGGTGAACCAGAACCCAGTTTACACAGGAAGAACATCAGTGTCTCCTGAGAAACTGAGGACTGGAGACCTTTCCCTGCagctgtctgcagtcacacactCTGATAATGGAagatacagatgtttgtttcctTCACAGCGTAAAACGACGACTGTCCAGCTTGTGGTTG GTTCTGTCTCGTCACCCGTCATAACTAAgatcagcagaaacagcagaggagCAGTGGAGCTGGACTGTGAGAGTAAAGGCTGGTATCCAGAGCCGGAGTTGTTGTGGCTGGACTCTGAGGGAAACCTCCTCTCTGCTGGACCTATGGAGACGCTCCGAGGTCCTGATGACCTCTATACTGTCAGCAGCAGactgacagtggagaagagacACGGCAACAGCTTCACCTGTAGAGTCCAAAAGACCCACATCAACCAGaccagactcacacacattcagcttTCAG CCGAACTCTTTGCAGATGCATCTTGTTCTTCTGCTTCTGTCGGGCTCATCGTGGTCTCTTTGCTCGGTTTGGTTTGTGCAGCAGCTTTTGTTGTTTGGAAACGGAGACAGAACCAAAACAGAG AGACAAAGCTGCAGCATCAGTCTGCAAAGACAGAGCAGCTTTTAGCTGAGAACAAGGAGAACAGGGAACAGGTGATCAATGCACTGATGGAACAGGAGAACCAGCTGCAGAACCTGAACCATCAACTCAAACATGAGATGACTGAGATGGAGAAAATATGTGGGAACATTGAGGAGAAGGTTCAGTCAGTGGGGAAGgaaacagacagtgacagagtgAAGAGATACCTGGAACTGAAAGGAATCATGTTAGAGACCAAACATCAGCTGAAGCTGAGAAAAGCTAAACATCAACAACTGGTCTATGAGACTGAGACACTAGTGACCAAAACACAGACTGTGATTCAGGGAATCAAAGTCGGgaagaaggaaacaaagaacaacaagGAGGAAACAAGTGAAGACgtgaaggagacagaggagcCTTGTTGA
- the LOC113139657 gene encoding butyrophilin subfamily 3 member A2-like isoform X1, with the protein MFFLQMFLLQMCRMCSLHAGLSVEAQPRSFRVLAVQLTVILLLLTEARPGQSQGPGPAQTVTALVGEDVVLPCHLEPAADAVSSTVEWGRLDLEPRFVHVWHEGQNLLVNQNPVYTGRTSVSPEKLRTGDLSLQLSAVTHSDNGRYRCLFPSQRKTTTVQLVVGSVSSPVITKISRNSRGAVELDCESKGWYPEPELLWLDSEGNLLSAGPMETLRGPDDLYTVSSRLTVEKRHGNSFTCRVQKTHINQTRLTHIQLSAELFADASCSSASVGLIVVSLLGLVCAAAFVVWKRRQNQNRETKLQHQSAKTEQLLAENKENREQVINALMEQENQLQNLNHQLKHEMTEMEKICGNIEEKVQSVGKETDSDRVKRYLELKGIMLETKHQLKLRKAKHQQLVYETETLVTKTQTVIQGIKVGKKETKNNKEETSEDVKETEEPC; encoded by the exons atgttttttctCCAGATGTTTCTTCTCCAGATGTGTAGGATGTGTTCACTACATGCTGGACTCTCTGTTGAAGCTCAGCCCAGGTCCTTCAGAGTTCTGGCTGTCCAGCTCACTGTGATCCTCCTCCTGCTCACAGAGGCTCGTCCAG GTCAGTCTCAGGGACCTGGACCAGCTCAGACAGTGACAGCATTAGTTGGTGAGGATGTTGTCCTGCCCTGTCACCTGGAGCCTGCAGCAGATGCTGTTTCCAGCACTGTGGAGTGGGGGAGGCTGGACCTGGAACCCAGGTTTGTCCATGTGTGGCACGAAGGCCAAAACCTCCTGGTGAACCAGAACCCAGTTTACACAGGAAGAACATCAGTGTCTCCTGAGAAACTGAGGACTGGAGACCTTTCCCTGCagctgtctgcagtcacacactCTGATAATGGAagatacagatgtttgtttcctTCACAGCGTAAAACGACGACTGTCCAGCTTGTGGTTG GTTCTGTCTCGTCACCCGTCATAACTAAgatcagcagaaacagcagaggagCAGTGGAGCTGGACTGTGAGAGTAAAGGCTGGTATCCAGAGCCGGAGTTGTTGTGGCTGGACTCTGAGGGAAACCTCCTCTCTGCTGGACCTATGGAGACGCTCCGAGGTCCTGATGACCTCTATACTGTCAGCAGCAGactgacagtggagaagagacACGGCAACAGCTTCACCTGTAGAGTCCAAAAGACCCACATCAACCAGaccagactcacacacattcagcttTCAG CCGAACTCTTTGCAGATGCATCTTGTTCTTCTGCTTCTGTCGGGCTCATCGTGGTCTCTTTGCTCGGTTTGGTTTGTGCAGCAGCTTTTGTTGTTTGGAAACGGAGACAGAACCAAAACAGAG AGACAAAGCTGCAGCATCAGTCTGCAAAGACAGAGCAGCTTTTAGCTGAGAACAAGGAGAACAGGGAACAGGTGATCAATGCACTGATGGAACAGGAGAACCAGCTGCAGAACCTGAACCATCAACTCAAACATGAGATGACTGAGATGGAGAAAATATGTGGGAACATTGAGGAGAAGGTTCAGTCAGTGGGGAAGgaaacagacagtgacagagtgAAGAGATACCTGGAACTGAAAGGAATCATGTTAGAGACCAAACATCAGCTGAAGCTGAGAAAAGCTAAACATCAACAACTGGTCTATGAGACTGAGACACTAGTGACCAAAACACAGACTGTGATTCAGGGAATCAAAGTCGGgaagaaggaaacaaagaacaacaagGAGGAAACAAGTGAAGACgtgaaggagacagaggagcCTTGTTGA
- the LOC113125444 gene encoding low affinity immunoglobulin gamma Fc region receptor II-a-like, producing the protein MKTSSSSSVCPVLNMLLLLPAQCQSSPSAQGADAAYPRIEPDRLQFFEYESVSLNCSGFPGPAGWRVMRKQTNSGSSQWENSTRWLLLKPAFVSHSGEYWCESGEGERSRSVNISVTAADVILESPALPVMGGQTVTLRCRKWGHSNLPADFYKDGHLTGTGYDGEMIIESVSKSDEGFYKCSISGAAGASAESWLAVTAGFVILETPSLPLLEGEAVTLRCRTKTSSSTHVADFYKDGLHVGTGSFGEMTIASVSESDEGSYKCSISDFGESPESWLAVSCEPGFCAQQELTQSVTTYEATALSFTLNMQYCAQVSLPRSGLWRPGRLPAPSGPSCHIYLMLRAVFTVLMVALLLLLVGMLHCGKLRVYTQRLSCLLLQEQ; encoded by the exons ATGAAAACATCCAGCTCCTCTTCTGTCTGTCCAGTGCtgaacatgctgctgctgctccctgcTCAGTGTCAGAGCAGTCCCTCCGCTCAGGGAGCTG ATGCAGCGTATCCTCGTATTGAGCCCGACAGGCTGCAGTTCTTTGAATATGAATCCGTCTCGTTAAACTGTTCTGGGTTTCCCGGCCCGGCTGGATGGAGAGTGATGAGAAAACAAACCAACTCAGGTTCTTCTCAGTGGGAGAACTCGACTCGGTGGTTGCTCCTTAAACCTGCCTTTGTGTCCCACAGCGGAGAGTACTGGTGTGAgagtggagagggagagaggagcagaTCTGTCAACATCTCTGTCACTG CTGCTGATGTGATCCTGGAGAGTCCTGCTCTCCCTGTGATGGGGGGACAGACTGTCACTCTGCGCTGCAGAAAATGGGGACACTCCAACCTCCCAGCTGATTTCTATAAAGACGGACACCTGACTGGGACTGGATATGATGGAGAGATGATCATTGAGTCTGTTTCCAAGTCTGATGAAGGATTTTATAAGtgcagcatctctggagctgcAGGAGCATCAGCAGAGAGCTGGCTGGCTGTCACAG CTGGTTTCGTGATCCTGGAGACCCCCAGCCTCCCTTTGCTGGAGGGAGAAGCTGTGACCCTGCGCTGCAGGACTAAGACGTCCTCCTCGACCCACGTTGCAGATTTCTACAAAGACGGTCTCCACGTCGGCACCGGCTCCTTTGGAGAGATGACCATCGCCAGTGTTTCTGAGTCGGACGAAGGTTCCTACAAGTGCAGCATTTCTGACTTTGGAGAATCCCCAGAGAGCTGGCTGGCTGTCTCATGTGAGCCAGGGTTCTGTGCTCAGCAGGAACTCACCCAGTCAGTTACTACATATGAAGCTACAGCTTTGTCTTTCACCCTTAACATGCAGTACTGTGCACAGGTTTctctgcccagatcagggctct ggcGTCCTGGACGGCTTCCTGCCCCCTCAGGCCCGTCCTGCCACATTTATCTGATGCTCAGGGCTGTTTTCACCGTTCTGATGgtggctctgctgctgctgctcgtgGGGATGCTTCACTGTGGGAAACTCAGAGTTTACACCCAGAGACtgagctgtttgctgctgcaggagcAATAA